The Juglans regia cultivar Chandler chromosome 1, Walnut 2.0, whole genome shotgun sequence nucleotide sequence TGTAGATCACATGCAGCAGCTAGCACTTAAATTAGCAGTATTAATATTGCAAAAAAGATTTAGAAGAAAGtactgaatatatatttattaatgaaaaactaGGCCAACGGgggtacatatattatatattatatatatatatattaaccttCATGGCCAGAAGCTAGCTGTACATGATGATATAATTTAGAGAACAGATCATAATCGACTACATGAATTAAGGAAGTActctattttaatatatattaatttattctacGTATGTATGTACATATACCTGCCGCGCgccattattttttcaatagcCGGACTAGCATGCATTATTTACAGTACTACTTAATTAGGAATGCACGCAAATGAGCTGTACATGAATTCACGCACCATCATGAAGTAGTGGTTTAAGCTTTACAAGGAGGAGGGTTCTGCGTGCCAGAAAACGACGGCTTGACATTCTTACATGTCGATTTAGCCTGTCCCGATCCCTTGTATGAAAGGTTGATGTTCTGAAGCTGCACATTTTGGCATGGTATGCTCTTGCTACAAGTAAGCTTGACAGCATCTGCAGTTGCAGAACTGCCTCGAATGTTTTTGAAGCTAACATTGCTGATCTTGACTTTAGAGGGAGTCTATACAATGtcgagaaaagaaaagaaaaaaaaccccataaaaacgttaatattagaatattagtatttcttttttctgtttttatctaatattgatataaaaaaaatatttcattatatgtatgtatatgtatataatactAGACGACATATATAATTCGTACCTGAGCTTTGCAATTGCGGTATGGACAGTATTCTTGATCTATGATGATAGGATTTCCGACATTATTCATGACAATATCCTCGAAATACAATTGGTTTGCAGTACCGGAACTAGGGCTAGCGGGAAATGTTTTGATCCTTACGCCATTCATTGCGTTATTAAAGGTGCAACTGATGACTTTGATTCCGTTCACAGGTTGCTCGTTGGTGTATTTTCCAAGGCTTCCAATGCTGATGCCATGGCCAGGTCCACAATTTACTTTGGTGATAGTAATGTCTTGGCTTCCATCGCCAATGGAGACACAATCATCACCTGTTCCAATATTTGCACCGGCAATGTTGATCCCAGAAGAACGTCCGATGTGGATTCCATCGGTGTTGAAGCTGTTCCCAGGTGCAGAGATGGTAACTTGTTGGATCTTGAGGTTTTTGCAACCGAACACTaacatgtgaaaaaatttgCTGTTCAGGGATTTAATGTCCCggatttgtgaatttgtgacgTAGTTGAACCTTAAGTTCTGTTCATTTAgaaggagaaaataaataaataaaccccGGCCgaatgcatacatacatatataatatatatgtattaattaagatgatgagatgggaatatatatatatatatatcctacgTACGTACAGTAGCAAATGGTCCGCAGGCGGAAGTTTTCAGACAATTATTTAGGCCCCAAGCCGTTTGTCCTTGCCCATCGAAAGTCCCACTGCCTGACAAAATGAAGCGGTCGACACTTTGAATAACGACCCAAGCATCCTTTAACTTCATGGGGTCTGCTGGTGCCTTTATGGTGCCCTGAACCTGAAGTTCAACAGGACCTTTGCAAGGACCTTTTAAAGTCACTGCCCCTAAGTAATAAGTCGTTTTGGGAACAAAAACTCTGGTTGGTTTTCCTGCTGCGCATGCATCTTTCCAAGCGTTTGTCAAAGGCTGATCACCAAGATCGACATGATGAgtgcttaatatatatatatatatatatatatatatattcaagaattatatatgatattttgacATTACATAttctgtacgtacgtacgtacgtatctTATATATCTAGaatattaatcaatatatataattaattattaactacatgcagctagctagcatggaTATACCTGGGTGAGATCCCCATTAGACTTTGCTCCATATTTTGTCACGTCAATGACACTGTATTGGGCATTGACAGTGGATGGCAACAATAACAGCAACATAATTACACCAATATTCAAACAGTTACTACCcatcttaatttctttcttttatctctCGATTCGATcgtttcttcttgttttttttgttgttgttgttgtatcCAAGTGTGTTTGCAAGAGAAGATCAATTATCCTTTGGTTTAACCAACTATTTATACTAAATGCAATTGTTGAAACTGCAACTAATTCATGTGACGACGACCTAACTTTATGCAAGACCACTAAGAAGTTGTAAGCTGGTACGTACGTATAATTAGTtcaacttcaatattttttaatttaccatAATTAGCTAGGGTTTATAtttcatgtgtatatatagtaCTCGATCGGCCTAATTGCTTTTCACTTGTGGTGATCGATCGTATAAGTATTGACCGATTGCATCCACTACTACTTATTCAACGAACCTACCTACCTAGATTAAATTGTACTTACCCGTCAGGTCATCATGTGTTGCTCATATGATCTAAATCCCTACGTACGTACATTAATGACACGTAATTGCATACTTTTCTGTTTTGCTAAGGTTTCTAATGTTTATCGTTATGATCATGATTAATTAGTACCGGCCATCCGTTATCATGATCATGTTCAGTACACATGATCATGTACTGTggttaatttatacaaatcagaTGACacaataaactttttttttttaaacttctgaTGTCACAATACGTACACTtggctggctagctagctgatGATCAACGTACGGATCAGGGTCGGGCAGGGTGAaccttaatgaaaaattaaa carries:
- the LOC109012747 gene encoding exopolygalacturonase-like, which produces MGSNCLNIGVIMLLLLLPSTVNAQYSVIDVTKYGAKSNGDLTQPLTNAWKDACAAGKPTRVFVPKTTYYLGAVTLKGPCKGPVELQVQGTIKAPADPMKLKDAWVVIQSVDRFILSGSGTFDGQGQTAWGLNNCLKTSACGPFATNLRFNYVTNSQIRDIKSLNSKFFHMLVFGCKNLKIQQVTISAPGNSFNTDGIHIGRSSGINIAGANIGTGDDCVSIGDGSQDITITKVNCGPGHGISIGSLGKYTNEQPVNGIKVISCTFNNAMNGVRIKTFPASPSSGTANQLYFEDIVMNNVGNPIIIDQEYCPYRNCKAQTPSKVKISNVSFKNIRGSSATADAVKLTCSKSIPCQNVQLQNINLSYKGSGQAKSTCKNVKPSFSGTQNPPPCKA